One part of the Armatimonadota bacterium genome encodes these proteins:
- a CDS encoding FAD-binding domain encodes MKIAISGAGIAGPTLAHWLLRAGHQPTLIEHSPTLRTGGYVVDFWGVGYTIAERMGILPKVREAGYLIHELRCVDEDSRRLGGFMMDTLNIDNGRYITISRSQLAALIYESIAGEVRTIFGDSIASLEEHETGVRVGLASGVEREFDLVIGADGLHSNVRKLVFGPEEPFEKDLGYRVAAFEVNGYKPRDELIYIIHASTSHQIARFAVHENRTLFLFVFRAELAPDADPRTQEEIRSVLHSVFGDMKWEVPQILQELDSAGDIYYDRVSQIRMDTWHKGRVMLIGDAAAAVSLLAGEGTGLAMAEAYTLAGELGLAGDDYVKAFDEYENMLRPFIVEKQEWAVSFASTFVPDSEFGLWMRNQSMKLMNLPGIGRLMLGRMMHDNFELKDYFPA; translated from the coding sequence GAACATTCGCCGACGCTTCGGACGGGTGGGTATGTGGTCGATTTTTGGGGCGTGGGCTATACGATTGCGGAGCGGATGGGGATTCTGCCCAAGGTTCGCGAGGCTGGCTATCTCATCCACGAGCTTCGATGCGTCGACGAGGACTCGCGACGCCTGGGCGGGTTCATGATGGACACCCTCAATATCGACAATGGTCGGTACATCACGATTTCGCGGAGCCAACTGGCAGCGCTGATCTACGAATCAATTGCGGGCGAGGTTCGGACGATCTTCGGGGATAGCATCGCCTCGCTGGAGGAGCATGAGACAGGCGTTCGGGTTGGCCTAGCGAGCGGCGTGGAGCGAGAGTTCGACCTCGTAATTGGGGCTGACGGCCTGCATTCCAACGTGCGAAAACTGGTCTTTGGTCCGGAGGAGCCGTTCGAAAAGGATCTTGGGTACCGCGTGGCGGCATTCGAGGTCAACGGATACAAGCCTCGCGATGAACTGATCTACATTATCCATGCCTCCACGTCGCACCAGATTGCGCGCTTTGCCGTCCACGAGAATCGAACCCTGTTCCTCTTCGTTTTTCGGGCCGAATTGGCCCCCGATGCGGACCCACGCACGCAGGAGGAAATCCGGTCGGTGCTCCATTCGGTTTTTGGCGATATGAAGTGGGAGGTGCCACAGATTCTGCAGGAGCTGGATTCGGCGGGGGACATCTACTACGACCGAGTGAGTCAGATTCGGATGGACACCTGGCACAAGGGGCGAGTGATGCTGATCGGCGATGCGGCAGCAGCGGTGTCGTTGTTGGCAGGGGAAGGCACCGGCCTTGCGATGGCGGAGGCTTACACCTTGGCGGGAGAACTTGGCCTCGCAGGCGACGACTACGTAAAGGCCTTTGACGAGTACGAGAATATGCTGCGGCCGTTCATCGTCGAAAAGCAAGAATGGGCGGTGAGCTTTGCTTCAACCTTCGTGCCGGATTCGGAGTTCGGCCTCTGGATGCGCAACCAGTCGATGAAGCTGATGAACCTGCCGGGCATCGGCCGACTGATGCTGGGACGGATGATGCACGACAACTTCGAGTTGAAGGACTACTTTCCCGCGTAA
- a CDS encoding PEP-CTERM sorting domain-containing protein, whose translation MACNKTITVGVLAMALGAVANAQSFNFDAPVTLSSTQGAGVWYTDRYAPSGFTSPVSFMGDNRLKQSISSADGANNRPSSYVSSFYNTQGRSYDLNANVTQMSIDLFVPSSWQTDGQREAGFWGVARDNTNAISDYPIIEFSSNTDTDGSGPRFRGWNDANGWVSMGLPTGFAYDSWYTLNITLTGGNFVYSVGDATTSVSANGSTSIGSTILQGYNTTAGRDYDIYWDNFNAVPEPASFAALGMGLLVLARRRKKA comes from the coding sequence ATGGCTTGTAACAAAACTATTACTGTGGGAGTACTTGCAATGGCGCTTGGAGCCGTTGCAAACGCACAAAGCTTCAACTTTGATGCCCCCGTTACTTTGAGTAGCACCCAAGGCGCTGGCGTGTGGTACACGGATCGATATGCTCCGTCTGGCTTCACCTCGCCGGTCAGCTTCATGGGCGATAATCGTCTGAAGCAGTCGATCTCCAGCGCTGACGGCGCCAACAATCGACCGTCGTCCTACGTCTCCTCGTTCTACAACACGCAGGGCCGTTCGTACGACCTCAACGCGAATGTCACGCAGATGTCCATCGACCTCTTCGTTCCGAGTTCTTGGCAGACCGACGGTCAGCGAGAAGCGGGATTCTGGGGCGTCGCTCGGGATAACACCAATGCGATCTCGGACTACCCGATCATCGAGTTTTCCAGCAACACCGACACCGACGGAAGCGGTCCCCGATTCCGCGGTTGGAACGATGCCAATGGCTGGGTCAGCATGGGTCTCCCCACTGGTTTCGCCTACGACTCCTGGTACACGCTCAATATCACGCTGACGGGTGGCAACTTCGTCTACTCGGTCGGTGATGCAACCACCTCGGTCAGCGCCAACGGCTCGACCTCGATCGGAAGCACCATTCTCCAGGGTTACAACACGACCGCTGGTCGCGACTACGACATCTATTGGGACAACTTCAATGCGGTTCCAGAACCGGCGTCGTTCGCTGCTCTCGGAATGGGTCTGCTCGTCCTCGCTCGACGACGCAAGAAGGCCTAA
- a CDS encoding peptidase: METKPGPLAVVTVNMIRRAYIPIFLLALSSSVFAQITANDRKEVIDSLSKVMIERYVVKTKAEEVAKTIKANLASGAYDSLSDGKEFAAKLAADANAICRDAHFRIRYSDSVLPVRKDATEPSKSELDAQEKFERQVNYGFEEVKRLNGNVGYIHFRGFMDPQKAARAIQASMQFVQDTDALIFDIRDNGGGDPETVKNICSYLFDKPTHINDILFREGDKTRRQEYRTGKAKGSVYTKPIYVLVSKRTGSGAEEFAYDLQTQKRATIIGENTWGGANPGGNVRLTDHFMAFIPGGMAQNPITKTNWEGVGVTPDVKCDPQNGLKEAHTMALNKLLETATGDDRTRLTEALKMVGS, from the coding sequence GTGGAAACCAAACCCGGCCCACTAGCCGTAGTGACTGTCAACATGATCCGACGCGCTTATATCCCCATTTTTCTCCTCGCCCTGTCGAGTTCGGTATTTGCCCAAATCACCGCCAACGACCGCAAAGAGGTCATCGATAGCCTTTCCAAAGTCATGATCGAGCGGTACGTCGTCAAAACCAAAGCCGAGGAGGTCGCCAAAACGATCAAAGCCAACCTCGCCAGCGGCGCATACGACTCCCTTTCCGACGGCAAAGAGTTCGCCGCCAAACTCGCCGCCGATGCCAACGCCATCTGCCGAGACGCCCACTTCCGCATTCGGTACAGCGACTCGGTCCTACCCGTGCGGAAGGACGCCACCGAACCTTCCAAAAGCGAACTGGACGCTCAAGAAAAGTTCGAGCGCCAGGTCAACTACGGTTTCGAAGAGGTGAAGCGCCTCAACGGTAATGTCGGCTACATCCACTTCCGCGGATTCATGGACCCCCAAAAGGCCGCCCGCGCCATTCAGGCCTCGATGCAGTTCGTACAAGACACCGACGCCCTCATCTTCGATATCCGCGACAACGGCGGCGGCGACCCCGAAACGGTCAAGAATATCTGTAGCTACCTCTTCGACAAGCCGACCCATATCAACGACATTCTCTTCCGCGAGGGTGACAAGACTCGGCGACAGGAGTACCGAACCGGCAAGGCCAAGGGCTCGGTGTACACTAAGCCGATCTACGTGCTCGTCAGCAAGCGCACTGGCTCTGGTGCCGAAGAGTTTGCATACGACCTTCAGACCCAAAAGCGGGCGACCATCATCGGCGAGAACACCTGGGGTGGCGCAAATCCGGGTGGTAACGTCCGTCTCACCGACCACTTCATGGCCTTCATCCCCGGCGGCATGGCTCAAAACCCGATCACGAAGACGAATTGGGAAGGCGTTGGCGTTACCCCCGACGTCAAATGCGACCCGCAAAACGGCCTGAAAGAAGCCCACACAATGGCCCTCAATAAACTGTTGGAGACTGCGACTGGTGACGACCGAACCCGCCTCACCGAGGCGCTCAAGATGGTCGGAAGCTAG
- a CDS encoding family 16 glycosylhydrolase — protein MLVPLLLSAVVLNDGYRLVFSDEFDKPGRVDGTKWTYEMGFVRNRELQWYQRSNVFVENGLCVIQGRHEQRPNPSYDPSISGKPQGAASRPQEDWRRSRQYAEYTSGAIETRGLYSWLYGRFEIRARIIPHDGLWPAIWFVGDTHPWPSNGEIDLMEYYQQKLHANTAYGEGGGKWDAVAVPMKEFYTQDKDWALKFHVWRMDWDAHWIRLYVDDRLMNETDISNTRNKDGFNPFHQKQHMILNLAIGSTGGDPSKEPFPSRFEIDYVRVYQKP, from the coding sequence ATGCTCGTACCCCTTCTTCTCTCCGCGGTTGTTTTGAACGATGGCTATCGGTTAGTGTTTTCCGATGAGTTCGACAAGCCGGGGCGAGTGGATGGGACAAAGTGGACGTACGAGATGGGGTTCGTGCGCAACCGCGAGTTGCAGTGGTACCAGCGGAGCAACGTATTTGTGGAAAACGGGCTCTGCGTGATCCAGGGTCGGCACGAACAGCGACCCAACCCTTCGTATGATCCCTCGATTTCGGGCAAGCCGCAAGGTGCGGCGTCCAGGCCACAGGAAGATTGGCGACGGTCGCGGCAGTACGCCGAATACACGTCGGGGGCGATCGAGACGCGCGGCCTTTACTCGTGGCTGTACGGTCGGTTCGAGATTCGGGCTCGGATTATTCCTCACGATGGTCTCTGGCCGGCGATCTGGTTTGTAGGCGACACACATCCGTGGCCGAGCAACGGGGAGATCGACCTGATGGAGTATTACCAGCAGAAGCTTCACGCGAATACGGCGTACGGCGAGGGCGGCGGCAAATGGGACGCGGTCGCGGTACCGATGAAAGAGTTTTACACCCAAGATAAGGATTGGGCTTTGAAATTCCACGTTTGGCGCATGGATTGGGATGCGCACTGGATTCGACTGTACGTCGATGACCGGCTGATGAATGAGACGGACATCTCGAACACGCGCAACAAGGACGGGTTCAATCCGTTCCACCAGAAGCAACACATGATTTTGAACCTGGCGATCGGGAGCACGGGCGGCGATCCAAGCAAGGAGCCATTCCCTTCGCGGTTTGAAATCGACTATGTGCGGGTGTATCAGAAGCCATGA